The sequence AAAAAAGTACAGGCATCATGCAGCGAATTGAGATTACAGGAGCCGGATTTTCCGGCAACAGGAAGGAGGTTGTTCATGGCACCTGAAAGCCGCTCCGCCTTGTTTGTAAAGTGTCGGATCGATCATTCCCGAACAAAGCCCCGAAATGCCGGTAAAGAGCAGGACGATTCGGTGCAGGAGTGCTTGAAGGAATGCGTTGCCCCCGGTTCAGAATCATGTCCGCGCACAGCGGCGGAAACGCAGCGTTCGCAGAGCCCCGATTTTGATAACCGGTTCTGCGCGGAGGATAAGGGCGGTCGGATAATCCTTGAAGCCTGACGGCTTCTCTGTGTCCGGAATGGTATCGACGTTGGCTCATCGAGGCAGTATCGGCAATCGGGAAGTTTCTTCCGGATGCTCTTTTCTGTATTTTTTTATGAGCGCGAGGAACTGTTGTCCATATCGCTGAAGCTTGACCTCTCCGACTCCCGAAACCGAAAGCATGGTCTCGTCGCTCTGCGGCAGAATGGAGGCCATATCGCGCAGCGAGCGGTCGGAAAAGACCACATAGGGCGGAATACCCAGTTCGTCGGCGATCTGTTTCCTGAGAGACCGGAGCAGATCAAACAGTTCATGATCGTAACTCCCCTCCACCAGATTCTTTACATTTCCGGTCGCTTTCTTTTCCCTTACTCTGACGATTTCGACTTTTTCTTCGTTTCTCAGAACCTGAACCGCTTTTGGCAGCAGATACAGCATAGGGAAGAGGCCCTCGGATTTCGCGATCACTTTCCGGGCAAGAAGCTCATCGATCAGCTGCCGCCAGAATTTTTTTTCGCGTCCCTTTCCCACTCCGTAAGTTTTAAGCCGGTCATGCCCGAAGTCCCTGATTTTCTGGTTCCGGCTTCCGGTCACAATATCCACAATATGCGTCGCTCCGAACCGTTCTTCAGTCCGGGCGATTGCCGAAAGCAGCATCTGCGACTCAGTGGTGGCGTCAATGACCTCTCGTGTGCCGAGGCAGATGTCACAGGAGTTGCAGTTATCGTGTGGGTAGGTTTCACCGAAATAGTCAAGCAGGGTTTTCCGCCTGCAGACCGATGTGGATGCGAATGCGATAACTTTTGAAAATGCGGCGAGAACCCGGGCCCTCTCGGCTTCATCGGTTATCGTGTCGATGAAGAAGCGCACTTTGGGGATGTCTCCCTGCGAGAACAGCAACGTGCATTGCGCAGCCTCGCCGTCGCGTCCGGCCCTGCCGGTTTCCTGATAGTAATTTTCAATGCTTTTCGGCAGGTCGGCATGGATGACGAAGCGGATGTTCGATTTATCTATCCCCATACCGAATGCGACCGTGGCGACAATAACGTCCGCTTCATCGCGGATGAAGGCATCCTGATTGCGCTTGCGCTCCTCGTCTCCCAACCCGGCGTGGTAGGGGAGTGCCCTGAACCCTTTAGCTTTAAGCATGGCCGTCGTGTCGTTGACGTTTTTACGGCTGGTGCGGTAGATGATTCCGGCTTTTCCCTGATTGCTTCTCACAATCGCCGCAATCTGTTCCCCGCTGTTTTCCTTGAAACGGATGTCGTAGAAAAGATTGCCGCGGTCAAAGGAGGCCCTGACGACAAGCGGATCGCGCAGTGAGAGTTTATCGAGAATATCCTGCTGCACCAGGTGCGTGGCCGTAGCCGTAAAGGCGGTAACCGGCAGATCGGGAAAGAGGGTGACCAGAGCGGAAAGAGAGAGATAGTCCGGCCGGAAATCGTGTCCCCACTCCGAAATACAGTGAGCTTCGTCGATTACGGCCATGCTGATGTTCACCCGTCCGAGCATCTCCCGGAACTGCTCGAGCGTAAAGCGTTCGGGGGCCACATAGAGCAGGTCGAGCGAATTCGAGAGCAGGTCGTGCATAACGGCAGTTCGTTCTTCCGGGCAGAGGGAGCTGTTGAGATGCGCAGCGCGGATGCCATTGGCCCTCGCTCCGTCAACCTGATCTTTCATGAGCGCGATAAGCGGGCTGATCACCATGCAGGTTCCCGGAAGCAGCACTGCGGGCAGCTGGTAGCAGAGAGATTTGCCGCCCCCGGTGGGCATAACGGCAAACACATCCCGCTTATTCAGAATTGCCCGTACAATGCGTTCCTGATTCGGGCGAAACTCACGGAATCCGAAAACCTTTCGAAGGGTATCGAACAAGGCTGAATCCGATCCGGTCGCCTGCATATCGGGATCCCTCGGTTCATGTTTCAATGGCGTAACGCTCCATTAAGGAAATTCAAAATCGGCTTCTGCAGGATCCCGGCTGAACCGGTATCTCTTCGTTCGATGAACGATACGCTGTTTTGCATACAGACGCAACAAAAAAGAGATCTCGATTTTCAGGAAAGTGTTCATAAAAGCCGCCATTGACTCCGTATAAACCCGCCAGGTCTTCGCCGAGGCCTATGACGTACGGTTTGCGGGAACAGAGAGGGTGCTTGTCTGAATAACGGAGAACGGCGGATCCGGCAAAAGGGCTTATCGTGGATCTGAAAAGGATTGCAGCGATTTTTTTGCGGAAGCGAGGGGGACGATCAGCTCCGTTTTTTGAAAAACTGCCGGAACGTTGCGAAAAGGGGGATGACGTAGAGCTCTGCAATGATAAGGTTCAGGATAGCGTTCTGCCAGAGACCGTGAACGAACGATATGGAGGTGTTGAGCGAGAACCATACGGCAACGGAATAAGCGATTGCCTGCCAGGCCTTCCTGCTGCCCTCCCTGAACGAACCGTACAGCACCCCGAGCATCGCAATGCCCCATCCTGCCGTTGCCGACCCCAGCATGCCGTGCGCAAAGGTTATGTAGCCCGAAGCCGGTTCTCCGAACGACAGATAGTGGTCCGGGATGAAAAAAAAGAGGAGGCTGAAAAACCGGTTCATTGTCTCCGGCAGCACCGCCATGGAGACGCCGGCAGCGATGATGCCCCAGGTTACGACAATCATCCACTTCCACCAGAACAGCTTGACGCCCGGACGACGTCTGGGAGAACTTTGCCGAGGATTCATCGATGCGCGGTGTTTGACGGGTTCCGGTATGCCATTCATTTCCATGAAGATACGATGAAAAAACCGGTAATGCCACACAACTCCTTTCCGCTGGGTCCGGCTTGTACGCAGAAGGGGTTTTTTGTCTTTTGCTTTTTAAATTTACATAGTATATTTACACTGTAAATTTAAATTGATACTAATGGCCAGACCGCTCAAGGCATTGCAGATGCCAAATCTCAGCGAGTCCATCAAGGACTTCGCCTGGCGACAGATAACCGAATCAGGCGCCTCTTCGCTTTCGCTCCGTAAAATCGCCAGAGAGCTGGGCATTACCGCTCCGGCCATCTACAACTATTTCCCCGACCGGGACGCACTGGTGACGGCGCTTATCATCGATGCCTACGCATCGTTCGGCGACTGCCAGCATGAAGCGAAAGCCTCTTTTCCCGAGCCGGGACAGGAGGTCGAGAGGTTTCGGGCTACCGGCATTGCCTACCGACGATGGGCTTTGCAATATCCGCACCGGTACCTGCTTATTTTCGGCAGTCCGGTTCCCGGCTATGTGCCTCCCATGCAGGAACTCCTGCCGGTCATGATGCGTTCCCTCGGAGCCCTTACCGGCGTCATTGCGGAGTTGCAGGCGGGGGGGCGACTCGATGCGTATGCTATCCCGCTCCCTCTCGTCGAACCCGGCCACAGGTTATTCACTCTTATGGGCTCTGCTGATTCCGGAATGCTCTCCGTTTACTCCGTCGCCATGCTCATCTGGAGCCGGGTACACGGGATCGTATCGCTCGAAATAACCGGACAGCTTCCGCCTTTTGCCGGGGACGGAGAGGCGCTTTATCGTTTTGAACTCGATTCCATCTGCCGTCAGTTCATCCGCCCGCCGGAGGCCGTACCGGATGCAACGGGATTTTTCCGAAACCATTAAACGGAGACGATCATGAAAAAAGCCATCATTGCAGGTCTGGCTGGAGGCATGGCCATGAACATCGCCATGCTGCTGACCTTCCGTACCCTCGGTTTCGGCTGGGATGGCAGGGGGATTCTGCTGACCTCGTCCATGCAGAGCGAAAAGCTTGTCGCCGTCTGGACGAAAATCGAGCCTCTGCCGCTTGTCGTGAACACTCCGCTGCCCATCATTCTGGGGCTCATGCTTTTCGGCATCGGCCATGCGTTCATCTACCGCTCTGTCGCAGGCGCCTGGCCGGCGGGCTTCATGCCGAGAGCGATGAGGATGTCCGGTCTTATTTTCTTCATGACCTACCTCTTCTGGGAGTTTTTCACTCCCTTCAATCAGTTCGGCGAACCGCTGCAGCTCATCGCGCTCGAGCTGTCGTTCTGGGCACTCATAGCGGTTGCCGAAGGAGCCGTAATTGCATGGCTCATGGAAAGGAGGGCGGCATGAAAGCGCTGATTTTCGACGGTTCGCCCGAAGGTGATTCCACGGGGGAAAGAGTTGCCGGAGTTCTTGCTGAACTTCTTGCGGTTCAAGGATATGAATCCGAACATGTCGTTTTGCGGAAGAAAACCATTGGCAACTGCAGCGGTTGTTTCGGGTGCTGGCTGAAAACCCCCGGGATCTGCGTTATCGACGATGATAACCGGGAGCTGTCGCGTCGGTTCATCGGAAGCGATCTGCTGATCATGCTGACGCCGGTGACCTTCGGGAGTTATTCGCCGGAATTGAAGCGGATGCTCGACCATTTTATTGCCAACGTTTCCCCCTTTTTCATGACTGTCAGGGGTGAAACGCATCATCGGAATCGCTATGCACACTATCCCGATCTGCTGGTGACAGGATGGCTCGACCACCGGGACGAGGTTGAGGAGGCTCTGTTCCGTCATCTTGCCTGGCGCAATTCGATAAATTTTTATGCACAAAGAAGCAGTTGGGGCATCATCGAGCCTTCTGCCGCTTCAGTCACCTTGCGGGAGCAGGTAACGGGTCTGCTTCAGGGGCTCGACAAGCCTTCTGCACTTCCCGGGGAGAACCTTCCCGATGCCGCTGCAACTTCCGCAATGGAGGTTTCGCCCCGTAAAGCCCTGTTGCTTGTCGGCAGTCCGCGCATGGCTCATAGCACATCGGCATCGCTGGGAGGATACCTGCTCGACCGGTTGGAAGCACAGGGGATCGAGACGGAAACCATCCATATCTATAAGGCATTGCATGGCCCGGGAAAACTCCGGCAGTTGCTCGATGCCGTCGATAATGCCGATCTCTGCATCCTGTCGTTTCCACTCTATATCGACACCATTCCGGCGCCACTGCTCTCCGTTCTGCAGAAAATTCATGAGTGCCGCAAAGGGAAGGCGTTGCATGGCGGGTTTGTGGCCATTGCGAACAGCGGCTTCATCGAATCTTCCCAGAATGAAACCGCACTTGCCGTTTGCTCGGCTTTTGCCGGTGCATCCGGTTTCCGGTGGATGGGCAGTATCACCATCGGTGGAGGAGAAGGTCTTGCGCATGGCCGTCCTCTCGCAGAGCTCGGAGGTCCGGTGATTCCCTACAAGAAAGCCTTTGACCGTGTCGCGCAATCCCTTGCTGCCGGTAATCCTGTGCCAGAAGATGCACGGCGTCAGCTGGCCAGGCCATTCGTACCTGCCTGGATATACCGGCTTGTCGGTTCCATGGAGTGGAAAAAACGGGCCCGCCATAACGGAGTTCTTCATAAAATCGACGACCAGCCGTATCTGTAGCCAGACGGAGATTCGCGCTCATAACAGTACTATTTTCCTTTTATATATGGACATATCCGGAATCTGCACAAGGTTCCGGTTTATTTGCCGTCATATTGACGAAAGAGGGTGTTTCTGCGGAAACGGTTGCACCTTGATGCAGATATAAATTATCACAAAAAAAGACAGGCAGACAATTATGAGCACAACAATGAGATCATGGGCCACTCCGCTGGCCATAGGCAGTTTCATTATTCTCGCCGTTACCGGCATTCTCATGTTCTTCAAAATCGAAGGCGGCTATATCAAGCCGGTACACGAATGGCTGAGCTGGCTGATGGTTGCCGGTGTCGTGCTGCACACCATCGCCAACTGGAAAGTATTCGTCTCCTACTTTTCGAAAATCCCTGCAGTCTCCATTATTTCGGTCGGCGT comes from Chlorobium limicola DSM 245 and encodes:
- a CDS encoding NAD(P)H-dependent oxidoreductase, whose translation is MAHGKEGGMKALIFDGSPEGDSTGERVAGVLAELLAVQGYESEHVVLRKKTIGNCSGCFGCWLKTPGICVIDDDNRELSRRFIGSDLLIMLTPVTFGSYSPELKRMLDHFIANVSPFFMTVRGETHHRNRYAHYPDLLVTGWLDHRDEVEEALFRHLAWRNSINFYAQRSSWGIIEPSAASVTLREQVTGLLQGLDKPSALPGENLPDAAATSAMEVSPRKALLLVGSPRMAHSTSASLGGYLLDRLEAQGIETETIHIYKALHGPGKLRQLLDAVDNADLCILSFPLYIDTIPAPLLSVLQKIHECRKGKALHGGFVAIANSGFIESSQNETALAVCSAFAGASGFRWMGSITIGGGEGLAHGRPLAELGGPVIPYKKAFDRVAQSLAAGNPVPEDARRQLARPFVPAWIYRLVGSMEWKKRARHNGVLHKIDDQPYL
- the recQ gene encoding DNA helicase RecQ encodes the protein MQATGSDSALFDTLRKVFGFREFRPNQERIVRAILNKRDVFAVMPTGGGKSLCYQLPAVLLPGTCMVISPLIALMKDQVDGARANGIRAAHLNSSLCPEERTAVMHDLLSNSLDLLYVAPERFTLEQFREMLGRVNISMAVIDEAHCISEWGHDFRPDYLSLSALVTLFPDLPVTAFTATATHLVQQDILDKLSLRDPLVVRASFDRGNLFYDIRFKENSGEQIAAIVRSNQGKAGIIYRTSRKNVNDTTAMLKAKGFRALPYHAGLGDEERKRNQDAFIRDEADVIVATVAFGMGIDKSNIRFVIHADLPKSIENYYQETGRAGRDGEAAQCTLLFSQGDIPKVRFFIDTITDEAERARVLAAFSKVIAFASTSVCRRKTLLDYFGETYPHDNCNSCDICLGTREVIDATTESQMLLSAIARTEERFGATHIVDIVTGSRNQKIRDFGHDRLKTYGVGKGREKKFWRQLIDELLARKVIAKSEGLFPMLYLLPKAVQVLRNEEKVEIVRVREKKATGNVKNLVEGSYDHELFDLLRSLRKQIADELGIPPYVVFSDRSLRDMASILPQSDETMLSVSGVGEVKLQRYGQQFLALIKKYRKEHPEETSRLPILPR
- a CDS encoding TetR/AcrR family transcriptional regulator, whose protein sequence is MPNLSESIKDFAWRQITESGASSLSLRKIARELGITAPAIYNYFPDRDALVTALIIDAYASFGDCQHEAKASFPEPGQEVERFRATGIAYRRWALQYPHRYLLIFGSPVPGYVPPMQELLPVMMRSLGALTGVIAELQAGGRLDAYAIPLPLVEPGHRLFTLMGSADSGMLSVYSVAMLIWSRVHGIVSLEITGQLPPFAGDGEALYRFELDSICRQFIRPPEAVPDATGFFRNH